In a genomic window of Enterobacter asburiae:
- a CDS encoding DedA family protein translates to MDINALIEQYGYAALVIGSVAEGETITLLGGVAAHQGLLKFPLVVAAVALGGMIGDQLLYFLGLRFGPTLLKRFAKHKKKINRAQRLIQRHPYLFVIGTRFMYGFRVIGPILIGASRLPPKIFLPLNILGAIAWALIFTTLGYAGGEVIGPWLHNLDQHLKHWAWLILVVVAVIGVRLWLKHREKVRDEE, encoded by the coding sequence ATGGATATTAACGCACTCATTGAACAATATGGATATGCCGCGCTGGTCATCGGCAGCGTGGCGGAAGGTGAAACCATCACGCTGCTAGGGGGCGTCGCCGCGCATCAGGGCTTACTGAAGTTCCCGCTGGTCGTCGCCGCGGTCGCGCTGGGCGGCATGATTGGCGATCAGCTGCTCTACTTCCTGGGGCTGCGCTTTGGCCCGACGCTGCTCAAGCGTTTCGCTAAACACAAAAAGAAAATCAACCGCGCGCAGCGCCTGATCCAGCGCCATCCTTACCTGTTCGTGATTGGCACCCGCTTTATGTACGGCTTCAGGGTTATCGGGCCGATACTGATTGGCGCCAGCCGCCTGCCGCCAAAAATTTTCCTGCCGCTGAATATTCTTGGCGCGATAGCCTGGGCGCTGATCTTCACGACGCTCGGTTATGCAGGCGGCGAGGTGATTGGCCCGTGGCTGCATAATCTAGACCAGCACCTGAAGCACTGGGCGTGGTTGATTCTGGTGGTTGTGGCGGTGATTGGGGTCAGGCTGTGGCTGAAGCATCGGGAAAAGGTGCGGGATGAGGAGTAG